Below is a window of Perca fluviatilis chromosome 6, GENO_Pfluv_1.0, whole genome shotgun sequence DNA.
AGAAAATTGTCTCCAGTGCAGGTGAAGTTCTCGATGTATCCGCCAGTTTTGCAGTTGATGCTATTCCAGACTGGTTTGCATACAGCCAGGAAGTTTGGCCGCAGGCGGCCTATGGAGTACTTGGCTATGTCTGTCAGAGACTGGCTAGCAGCAGCTCCGAACACATAGCTCCCCACAGCTTTGTAGACACACGCCACATACTTGGTCCCAAAAGACTGGTTCTTGATGCGAGACAAGTAAACAGAAAGGCACTCGCCACAGACGATCTGCAACAGAAGAGATTAAACTAATAAGTAAACTCAACAATTGACATTTAAAGGTCAGAGAACTTATGGAAAAAGACAACTGTTGACTTACCACGATCAGTGTGAAGGGGATCATGACTCCTCCCAGAAGCTGGTAGGATATGGTGTCCTCTTTGAGGGGGTATCTGATAGACTCATCGTTACAGAAGAACCCCCGTTTGAAAGGGTTGTGTTGAGGGGTAAGGATAAAAAATGGAAGTCCAACTGttaaaaatgaagaaagagatAGAAGTATAAATTTTAATACCACCACCAATGTTGTGATTAATGCTGCCTTCATGTACAGCTAGGAAAAATAAGCaaagtggtgtgtgtttgttgctggCAACCTGTAGTTTTATCTGTGAAACTCTGAGCTGCTGAGTTGTGCCGTTGAGTGGGTGGAGAGAGTTTGGTAATAAAAGATCACAATGATCAACAAAAGTTTACTGATAAGACACATTTTATAGCCTACTAAAAGATACAATAGGCTGCATTGTGCTTTTCAAAAGACACAAAATAGAACAGAAAAAGCCACATGTGAAAACAAGgaacattaaattaataataactAATTAGATTTCATCTTGTTTTACATCTTATATCATCAAAATGTGCATCGTGTTTACAAGCAGCTGCAAATGTACTTGTGTGACTCAGAGTTATGAGCCACTGCTGCTATTACACAATGCTAATAAAATTTATGTTTTTAGTGGCAGGAAAAATGATATGTTGGCATCAAACAGGCGTTTCCCCTCCTGAAAAAGAAGCTGGTGACTCTTGTGGGTTTCATTTAGCTGCAAGGGAAAATATTTACTCTGTACAAGTTGCACAATAACTGAATTAAAAGGCTTGAGGCCTTGAGTTAACGCAGAACAATATCGCAAAAGTCATATGTTTACTTTAGACTTTAGAGATTGGAACAGTGAAGGTTTGATCAGCCGAAGAGACTCGTTGTGTTTATGTTTACTTAAAAAGGGACAATGCACTTAATCAACATTTAGCCATacaggctaattttcatctggtGTTAATTTGTAACCTAAACatataaaaagcaaaaacatgcAGGCATTTGGCTAATCTGGAGTCAGTTATGCAATGCCAAGCATTTTTCTAAGTACAATCATTGCTAATGATGCTTTCTGGCTAGATGAGTTATCACACAGTCACAGACCTTTGTTTAGGCCTGTCTGTTTAAACCTACTGCAGGGCAAATTCCACTGACTGTCTTTTGAAATTCTGAATAAACTAAACCTGGCTTTGAAATGACATCAGTGGACTATTTGGATCTAAGTAGCAGTACATCTTTTAAAGTACTGTCTACTTTAACTAAGATGAGTCTGTCTTCCACCTAAAAAGCAAAAAGTGAAATAATATccaatatttaaatgtttatttttacttatttgatAATATGTATTCAACAGTCATGTGTTatatgtgtctgtatttcagttgacaatttgctgtaattaaaggtttttgattttaaatgaaatgaaatgagaaaGTTTGCTCCGGCCGGGCTGTAGGCTATTTGATTTGGGCTCGGCTTGGTCACAAACTTGATTTTACAGCTAAACAGTACACTAAAATATGTTGCTGAAAAAATTTGAGGCGAGAAATAGACAATGAAGTAACAAAATCTTGATACATATTTGATACATATCTGTCTCATGTGCTAATGTCTGGATATAGTGatagtttcagcaaatatggcaaatgttattttttataaaagttaCCTACTGAACCTTTAATAAGTGAAGAGAGTAGAAAATAATGAATCAATGATAAGTTAAGCATTGAAGACATATTATTGGGGTATTAATAGGATTTTTACTACTCCACCACACTGATTTAAGCAGTCCTAATTTAGGTATATTAACTTAATATACCTAAATTGTGTTGCATTGTTATAGATTAAACGACAAAAGAGTATTTAAAGTAGTTAAAATCAGCTCGACCAACTATGACAGTAAAACGCTGCTTACACATTGATGAATTAGTAATAATTACccaatagtatatatatatatatatatatatatatatatatatatatatatatatatatatatatatatatatatatatatatatacatacacacacatacatacatacatacatacatacatacatacatatacatatacatatatatatatatatatatatatatatatacatacacatatacatacatatatatatatactattggGTAATTATTACTAATTcataaatgtgtatatatatatataacattcaCAGGGGGCATTTTCTTGCATAATGGATAGGGCTAGGTCTATTTGGCTTATAATACTTAATACCTTATACCTAAAATACTTTTGAATGCAGCACTTTTACTGGAGTTTGGTTTACATTGTGGCATTTctaattttacttaagtaaaggatatgaattcttcttccaccactgattttACAGGAGTGTCCCACATACTATAGAACATGAAGTTTACTAAACCAAAATGAAGGACTTATAATGAACTAGACTTAGATTTAGACTTTGGACAGAAGATATGTGACTGGAAATAAAAGTTTACAATTTCCAGTTTTATTGTTGCTGTCAGCTCCAAACTAAATGAGAAGATTGGTGCACATAATAAGACACTGACAGCAAAGTGAGGGAGTGCAGATTAACCACATGAAAAGATTTCAGTCTAAACCTCTCTAACTGACAGCTATCAAACTGAACTGTCTGAGTGTCCCCACATAGTAGAGTTTctttaatgtatttgtattGCAAATATTGTCATGTACATTTAGCAGTCCTGCAGcttgtctctgtgctatgattacATTACAAACACTGAGCTAAAAATACAGCTTTGCCTAGGAAAAAACACACAGGGTgggacttttttttccctttttttcccacCTTCCTGCCTGGTTCACAAAAAGCTCAAGCCTCCGGGTGTGTGTAGCCTATGACGTGTATGcaaataatataattactactactacttcgtTTAATATGTCTCTACGGAAGTTAGTTGAGTGTTATGACAAAGAAAGTCCACTTTAGCGAGAATTAAACAAAACGGATTATCATGTCGGTTTAAAAGACAGGGGTGGAGCAGGTTTACATACCGAGGATGAGACAGACAAAGTCCAGCACGACGAGGGGGATCCCTGCAGCTTCAAACATGTTGCGTCTCCTTCTCCTGGTCTCTGTCTTTGTAAAAAATGTCCGGTCCCGGTGGTGCCGGCTGGTTTTAGGTGACAAGAGACGCAGCCTATCTGCCGCACATGTCTCGCTattccagtaaaaaaaaaatcaaaacagtGTCATTGTGCTACCACCAAACTCCGGGACTGTCGAGAAGCTAAAACTACCGTGGGGggggttaaaaaaatatataggcctactctAGGTCAAAAAACACCGAACTAAAAGTCTAACTCTATTCTAACACCACCACACATGTGAAGAGCCGCTCACCATCTAAACTGCTCACAAAACATCATAACACAGTAGGATTTCTTCAGCTCTACCGCCCTGTCCTCAGATACAAGGTAGGCTACGGGCGCCACGAGCGCTCTTCCACCGGTGTGATTATGCTGCCTTCACGTACAGCTAGGAAAAATAAgcaatgtggtgtgtgtgtgtgtgtgtgtgtgtgtgtatgtgtgtgtgtgtgtgtggctccgcagcgctgtggaggaaggtctggcaatgtgagactacatgGCAACTTGTAGTTTTATCTGTGAAACTCTGAGCTGCTGAGTTGTGACGTTGAGTGGGTGGAGACAGTTTAAAAGTGCAATTCATCACATAAGGATGATGAATAAAAGTTTACTGATAAGGAACATTTTATATAGACGCAATAGACTACATTGTGCTTTGgtaatgtttaatttgttaattGTTAAGGACTAGATTCTAACTTGCACAAACATCAGATAAAGGATCAATGGGTCAGGCAGACTAGACTAACAACCCCTCTCTGCCCCTGCACTCTCTCTGCTATAGGAGAGGGGGTTGGCAGTATAACAATGGGCATGATTTAGCTAATTTGACTAACAAGGGAGATGGTACCCCCCTCAAAAGGCCTGACGCTTTGGGCTATAGGCCGCCGCCTATGGGTTAGCTAAAGTTATTATAGATTACTCTCTGGTATCTGCTCCCCTGTGATCAAAGTCACCTGACCAGAGTAAAGTCCTGTTTTTCAAGTAAGTAGAAtaatctatctgtctgtctgtctatgtatgtatgtatgtatgtagcctttgtatgaaatattgttattttattggACAGACTTTGTTTTGAAATTCCAAGGTGTATTTAAATGCAGCCCGGGACAGGGAAGTGGTAATATGAGTTTCGGGCCTATCGCGTGCTTGTGTTGACGCTACGACAGTCGTCGGCCGATACAGAGTTGCTCCTCCCTCTGCGTCTGCAGAGCTAATGAGGTGACATCAGTATCACTATTAATAGAAGAGACTGTCTCCTCATCAATGCACCACATTGATAAGATATACCCGTGAGGGAATTACCTCCATGTTTCTTTATGGTGTTAGGTGGTAGGCTATCTTCAGCGTGTAGGCTATACTCATAGGCTGTacgcaaaaaaaacatcagtgtAACACGTTTTGTTTCTGCTATGAGAAGTCCAAATGTCTGTTGTGATAAAAATCTATGAAGCAGATTActtgacaggaaaaaaaaacaaaaaaacttgtgCTGGTCACCAAGCTAACATGTCATTCATATTAAAATTATCATAATAAATTCATAACACTTTAAATCAATTaaatcaagtttatttataaagcacatttaaaaaacaccagATGATTCAAATGTTgtacaataaaataacataaataaaataacataatatagcaactgcaaaaaaaaatacacaaataaataagtaaaggAACAAATGAAAATAAGGGTTCAAATCACACTTGTCGAATATTAACTCACAGGTACTTCATACATTAATTGACATGTGACCAAATTAGCTGGATTCTACTtacattaagttttttttaggACAATGCATTTTCCCAAACTTGATACCATATTGTATCACTGGCACACAGGAGACACCTCTTCATATGGGATTTGGTGCTTTTatctattttatataaatatataaaaaataatggtttATTTTCAATAACTTTCACGTGTTGTGACCAGCGACTCAAATTTAATACCAAAATACTACACTACACTGGACACACCTCTTCATATGGGATTTTAGtgcttcttttattttattttatattttattcattacatggaagttattgaaaaaaaatcatgaataaaaaaaaaaacatgaatcatATAAGTTATAGGGACAATCATTTGTTAATGGTGAgcaaaaataattcataatacaTCCTACATTAATTCATGCATTAAATCATCATGAGTCATGCATTAGTTAAGCATTTAGTATATGATTTGTAcccttattataaagtgttaccaaaatacGAATACGTGTATCTCACTTTCAGTATAGCAAGAGAGTCTTTGTTCTTTTGTGTATGATAATTTGCATTTTGCACAACAGAAACAA
It encodes the following:
- the LOC120561162 gene encoding phospholipid phosphatase 1-like; this translates as MMFCEQFRCETCAADRLRLLSPKTSRHHRDRTFFTKTETRRRRRNMFEAAGIPLVVLDFVCLILVGLPFFILTPQHNPFKRGFFCNDESIRYPLKEDTISYQLLGGVMIPFTLIVIVCGECLSVYLSRIKNQSFGTKYVACVYKAVGSYVFGAAASQSLTDIAKYSIGRLRPNFLAVCKPVWNSINCKTGGYIENFTCTGDNFLVDEARLSFYSGHSSFSMYCMLFLVLYIQARLRSEWSRLLRPSIQFFLIATAVYVGLSRVSDYKHHWSDVLTGLLQGGLVATLTVFCVSNFFEQPVDPVVSQEVEASHTSLQENPFNGNHYGSTE